A region of the Dama dama isolate Ldn47 unplaced genomic scaffold, ASM3311817v1 ptg000082l, whole genome shotgun sequence genome:
ttcatggtcatctcattttttacacctcttgaagctcttcatattttgcacaccttttgaagctcttcatatttttcacacattttcaggctcttcatgtttttgaacaccattccatgctcctcgtatttttcagaaagtttcatgctcctcatatttttcacatcttttcaggctcttcatgtttttgaacatcacttcatgctcctcctatttttcagaccgtttcatgcacctcatgtatttcacaccttttgaagctgttcatatttttcacaccttttcagactcttcatgtttttgaacaccgtttcatgctgctcctatttttcagaccgtttcatgctcctcatatttttgacaccttttgaagctcttcatatttttcaaaccttttcaggctgttcatgtttcacaacaatgcttcatgctcctcctatttttcacaccttttgaagctcttcatatttttcacaccttttcaggctcttcatgtttttgaacaccatttcatgctgctcctatttttcagaccgtttcatgctcctcatatatttgacaccttttgaagctctacatattttacacaacttgtcaggctcttcaagtttttgaacactgcttgatgctcctcctatttttcagaccgtttaattttcctcatatttttcacaccttttgaagctcttcatatttttcacagcttttcaggctcttcacgattttcaacaccgcttcatgctcctcctatttttcagaccgtttaatgctcctcatgtatttcacaccttttgaagctctgcatatttttcacaccttttcaggctcttcatgtttttcaacaccgcttcttgatcctcctatttttcagaccgtttcatgctcctcatgtatttcacaccttttgaagcttttcatatttttcacacctttccaggctcttcatgtttttgaacaccgcttcatgctcctcctattcttcagaccgtttcatgctcctcatatttttcacaccttttgaagatcattatatatttcacaccttttcaggcacttcatgttcttcaacaccacttcatgctcctcctatttttcagaccgcttcatgctcatctcattttttacaccttttgaagctgttcatatttttctttttttttttaaatatgcaaaaacacatttttatttgagtACATTCATGAAGAGTAGAAGTTAGCTGGGTCTCTTAAGCTGCAACCATTAAGTATGTTCACACTAGTCAAGACTGTAACACAAGTTTTAAGCAACTGGGGGAGACTGGATACACACGGAAACGACTTGATAGCAAAACACCTTTTTGCACCGAGCACGGTCACTCAGCCTCATCAGGCTGAAGGGAGTGGTACAAAGGTAACTGGTAATCCATCTGGTGACTTATCCTGAAAGAAATCCCATTTCCTAGAGCAAGCGCAGGGAGCTGCAGATCAGGACACAGAGGTGGCCGGCAGGCACTTGTGTCGGGAGTGCTAACCTGGCCCCTCTGTCAGACACTGTCTAGGGACTGCAGAATTCTCAAGAGGGTCTTGGTCCCCTCAAACCTTGGCAAGCACCAGCATAAGCAGGTAGGAAGGCTGTGTCGGGGACGGACCTGGGGCCTCTCCCCTACGCTGACAACCCCGTGGCGCTGAAGGAAAGCGGAGAGTGCGCCCTGGCGCAGGCTGCCTCCCAGGGCAGCAGTCTGACTACACGCTTCCCTACAGGCAACGGCAAGCGGTTCGGATGCCAGGGCCCGGCAGAGGCCCAGACGAGGAGGCATGGAGAGCCAGATGTGAGACGGTGGAGAGACCCATCTCTAGGCACCCCAGAAGTCGGGGCAACCACCACGGCTTCAGGGGTTGGCTGGGTTTGGCCAAAGTAACGCATCAAGCTGGGCTCCTCTCCTTAGCCGCTTCTGTTCAGCTGAAACGCCTCACCTGACAGCAACGATTTCTGCATGACTAACATAATACTGTTTGCAAAAGTACTTCTTTTCTCCCTAAGATGTTTTACAAATGCAGAGCACTCAACATTCTCCCGAGAGCAAACACTAGCATGATCACATGACCCTCACTCATGTTTTCCTGAGCACTCCCAATGGCCAGAACAGAGTAACTTTGAACTAGGAAAAAGGAAGTGCACACCTTAAAACCGAATAGCaacattccctttcctccacttaAAAGCTATTCAAACATGTGTACTTCCTGTGGGATTTGTTCAATGTCAAGCCCCTCCCCTGGAGGAAGTCTTTCTTCCTACTTCTCTGATAGGTCTAAGATGTCAGGTGAAACCCAGCTGTTGACATCACttattatattcttcaaataATGGGGTTTGCTGTGGGGGGGGAACCAGCTTCCTTTGGAATGGGAACCAAGTCTGCTGAAACCTCACACCCCCTCAGCTCTCTCGGACCCCATCCTCTCCCCAGAGCCCCAAGTTCTTATGAGTCCCTCCAGAGACCTGAGCTGACAGCCACCCCAACTTCTACCACACCAGGGTTACTGGAGAAATCCAATGCTCGGGAAGAAAGATGGAGTCTATCTGTTCATGACCTaagaatttttcagaaatgagaataCTCACAAAAGAAGCAGCAAAGGCAAATCCCTAGCCTCTGAGCTACGGAAGCAGAAGTCAGTGTCCGGGAAAGAGCGCCCCCAACTCTGTGAAAGGAGCCTGAGTTACCCCTATCCACTGTGCTCAACTCCCCACCTCgctttattcttttccaaaggATGGGTcggttttccatttttatagaagttgttgttgtttagtcactaagtcgtgtccaactctttgccacaccatggactgcatgcagcacgccaggctcctcctctgtcctccactatctcccagagtttgctcaaattcatgtccactgagtcagtgatgctatcaaactatctcttcagcccccttctccttttgccttcaatctttctcaacatcagggtcttctcttaatgagttgcctctttgcatcaggtggccaaagaattggagcctcagcttcagcatcagtcctttcagtgaatattcagggttgatttcctttaggattgattgatctcctggctgtccaagggacttcaagagtcttctccatcaccacaattcaaaagcatcagttctttggtgctcagccttatttatggtccaactctcacatctgtacatgactactggaaaaaccgtggcTCTGACTCTATGGACCGCAACACTATACGAAGAGGGATGAAGGCAGGGCTCTGAGCACCGAGGTCAGAATCAGCTGCGCCACCTCGGTGGTAACCTTGGTACTCGCCACTGAAAACCGAAAGGAGACGGGGCCTGCCATACAAGCTTTAGGTCTGTCATTTCAAAGTTTCCCCACAGATGACTACATAATCGCGTGGTCTTTAAAGCAACTGGATGTATGTCGGAAGGTGAGGTGGGACTACGGATGATCATTAGACCTGTGATCTCAGTTTCATGTTCCAGGTggatgaaaatgagaaaagtcaTTTCCCCTCACCGTGGCCCAAAGCCTCCTGGGTTTCCTGAGAAGTAGATTCCAGCTTTGAACCTAGTCCCATTTCTTAAAAGGACCAAGCAGCACTCACCCACAGAAATCAATGTGAGATGGATTTGGGGTATGAAGATCTTGTTCTTTCACCTGATTTCCTCAGAGTCTCGGCATGGATATTACCTAAATCCATCCTTGGGAGCAACCGTCAGTTCTCATAAACCCTGACTTTGCAGCATTTGGAGGTCTGTTGTCAGGCTCTAGGGTGATAGGATTTGGGAGTGTGGTGTTCCCCCTGTACTTTGAATCATTCTCAGCTCTACCAGCAACCCTTTTCCTACCTGAAAAAATGGGTTAATATCAAAGTTAACAAGAAGAAAGAATCCCTCATATTCCCAGGCAGGGCCTCCCACTCAGGCTCCAGCTCTTAAATTCATCTTCTAACTATTAATACTTTCCTGCAGGTCCGTGACTGAAACGCCCCCTCCTCACTCCTCTGTCACACAACTGGGAACTCTTAAATTCTTCCCAACACTCGTTCCCTAGACTGTCTCCCTAATGTTTGTGACAATTACATTAAAACACCGCCACTGTCGAATCACAGCCTCGCCTACTCTGCAGGAATGAGAAGGTGGGGAATGTGAACTGGCAGCCTGCAGACTCGCTTCGTTTATTAGCccactgcatttcacatgatctcCAAGTCAttgtccacatttttaaaattagggaatTATAAACACAATTCTGGAGGCCTAGCTCCACCTGACACATCAGAAGGCCTGTGCAACGCTGGGCTTCCTCCCGCGTGGCAGGCAGGGCTCTGAAACCGCCCGTCAGAGGAGCGTCCCCTGGTACAGCTCCATCCTGCCCGGAGGGCGGCGCTCACCTATGCTCTCTGCATGGCTCCCCGGGCCTGTGAGTTTGCAAACCCCAATCTAGCGCAAGTCCTTCACTTTCAACAGAAAGTTAGCCTGCCTGAGGCAACCCATCAAGAGAGAGACAGCGGAGGACGGAGCGTCAGGGTCAGGGACCTCTCCCTCTGAACTGGCACACCCTGCCTCTCCAGAGAACCCCAACTCCTCTCAGCACTTCTTCCACCAACTGCATACAGTTTTTAAAGCAGACTATGTTAACATTTTCCACATTCccttttatccattctttttttttgcatgtttgaTTTCCTTATAGATGACAACTTTGTATCAGTGGTTTCATTTATAGATGATCTCCAAGATCATCATGCCAAGAAACAACGAATTAGCAATCGGACAAAACTGAAGCATCAACTTTTGCACAGCTCGGCAGACACAGGACCAGAAAGAATCCCAGAAATCAAATGACAGCCTAACAACTAGctatacagacacagaaaacggGGCCAGAGAACTGCACTCCTGGGCTGCGGGGCTCCTAGGGAACAGAGCCAGGCTTCAGTCTGCCAGCTTGGCGCCTTCCACTGAACCGTGTCCCCTCTACGCAGTCATGGAGGTGGCAGGTGACCCAGCCAGCTTGTTCCACAGAAACAAAGACTACAGAACTTCGTGCATCTCAGACACGGCCGACCTTGGCTCTGACAAGAATGAGGGCTTAAAACGTGTCACAAACCATCAATCTATAGAACTGGATTTGCACTGAAGACACATTTTCTTTAGAACTGGTATTTGGTGGAGAGCATGAATGTCACAGAACTTGGTGGTCTTTATAACACGGGTCGTTATAAAAGCTAAGCCCCATGTGAGAAAAGTTGCTGTAACAACATCATAGCACCTTTGCTtcaatttcaaaagagaaaaaggcaatgGTAAAAAGCTTTAATAATAGACTGTGTTTTTATAGGCAACCAATTAGCAGATTAATGagccatttaaatttctttacttaAAACCAATATTCaagaaagatgaaccccagatgcAGCCTCTCACACGGACCCACATAACTAAGGACAAATAAATGATGAACCCCAGACGAAGCCTCTCACACTGACCACAAACTAGGAACACATGAAGCCAACGGTGCGCCCCGTCAGCGTGCTGCGGTGTGTGTCCACAAGACGAGCCCCCCGCCCCGAGCCCCGGCCCCGGCAAACAGATAGTGATTGTGCACTGCGCGATGATGCCGTGAGGTGAGAACTTTGGTTCATgcaggtggctgccaggggccgTGCGCCAGGGCCGCAGCCCCGGCGCCCCACGTCAGCCGTGCTGCTTCCACAGCACCAGGTGGATGCTGTGGTCGGGCATGCTGGTGGCGAAGACCAGGCCCGTGTCGTTGTGCCCGTCCAGTCCGTTCAGCCAGGACGCTTCACCCGCCAGGAAGCTGGAGCCCCTCTTGGACTTCCTATACTCGGAGAGAGGCCAGCGGCTAATCAGGCTCTCTGTCCGCAAGTCCAGGATATACAGGTAGCGGTTGTCAAACAGCAGGGCAAAGATGTCTCCAAAGCCAAGCAAGGCCAGGTTTGCTATCTCCGGAGTCTTGATGACCCTGAGAATATCATAACTGGCGAAGTCCCACTGGTAGAGGCCCAGTGCCGAACTACAGACAATGTATTTGCCATCAAAATGAAGTCTtggctgcaggcagatacttctaTCCTCAGAGACAGACAACGTCTTTAAGCACTTACAGTTAATTTCTCTCCCAATTGGCCAAATCTTGATCTCATATTTGTCTGCACTTAAGAGGATGTAGTCTCCAGGGCTGTGCAAGagagacttgactttgcacttCTGCAAGACCACCTTGGTGACCCATTCTGTGTGCCCGGTGAGAGTGTTCAGGCATGTCCCAGCAGATAAAGCCCATACTTTCACGGTGAAGTCTGCAGAGCCACTCACCAAGACGTCCAGTTCGTCGTTGTAGTCAACACTAAACACCGCCCCCGTGTGCCCCCGGAAGTGCTGGGTCCTGGCTCCGGAGCTCCACTCCCAGCAGGCCACGGTGTTGTCAAAGGAGCCTGTCACAAGCTTCTGCTCATCAAACTTCACCGCAGCACAAGTGTGCGTCTGGATGCCATAAACACACTGCCCTGTGCTCACATCCCACAGTTTTGCAGACAAGTCATCTGACCCTGTACACAGAAGTCCATCTTTGTAGTAAAGTGCATACACTCTGGCACTGTGTCCAATTAAAGATGAGGTCTCaaaggcttcatggtcctccagttgcTTCATTCTCAAAATAGCCTTCAAATAAACCTTCTTCCAGTGCAAAGCGTCCTGAACAGAATCATCTATCTGCCAGCCCAAATTTTTACAGGCGGTCTGCCACACCTCTGTACAGGCACTTATCACCTT
Encoded here:
- the LOC133053683 gene encoding F-box/WD repeat-containing protein 2-like, with translation MERKDFETWLDNISVTFLSLTDLQKNETLDHLISLSGAVQLRHLSNNLETLLKRDFLTLLPLELSFYLLKWLDPQTLLTCCLVSKQWNKVISACTEVWQTACKNLGWQIDDSVQDALHWKKVYLKAILRMKQLEDHEAFETSSLIGHSARVYALYYKDGLLCTGSDDLSAKLWDVSTGQCVYGIQTHTCAAVKFDEQKLVTGSFDNTVACWEWSSGARTQHFRGHTGAVFSVDYNDELDVLVSGSADFTVKVWALSAGTCLNTLTGHTEWVTKVVLQKCKVKSLLHSPGDYILLSADKYEIKIWPIGREINCKCLKTLSVSEDRSICLQPRLHFDGKYIVCSSALGLYQWDFASYDILRVIKTPEIANLALLGFGDIFALLFDNRYLYILDLRTESLISRWPLSEYRKSKRGSSFLAGEASWLNGLDGHNDTGLVFATSMPDHSIHLVLWKQHG